One Acidimicrobiia bacterium DNA window includes the following coding sequences:
- a CDS encoding NTP transferase domain-containing protein, which yields MRVAVLLAGGLGTRVAAVTGPDEPKALLPVAGRPFIEWKLRQLASLGVTDVLLLTGHGGDQLREAVGDGAQWGVRASCRDDGSHPLGTGGAIRAVLPELPELFWVTYGDSLVEAPLAAIEAELDPTALATMTVLRNDDRWQPSNVEAASGTVRRYSKGDPPGTYSWIDYGLLLFRSRAFEACPAASFDLREVIDWLVAARQLRAYEVTERFHDIGTVAAWHETDEWARASGLAARLDPAAAGGEG from the coding sequence ATGCGGGTCGCGGTCCTGCTCGCCGGCGGTCTGGGCACGCGGGTGGCGGCGGTCACCGGACCCGACGAGCCGAAGGCGCTCCTGCCCGTCGCCGGGCGCCCCTTCATCGAGTGGAAGCTGCGCCAGCTGGCGAGCCTCGGCGTGACCGACGTGCTGCTGCTGACCGGTCACGGGGGCGACCAGCTCCGCGAGGCGGTCGGCGACGGGGCGCAGTGGGGCGTGCGCGCCTCGTGCCGCGACGACGGGTCCCACCCCCTCGGCACCGGCGGGGCCATCCGAGCCGTGCTCCCCGAGCTTCCCGAGCTGTTCTGGGTCACCTACGGGGACTCCCTGGTCGAGGCGCCGCTGGCCGCGATCGAGGCCGAGCTCGACCCGACCGCGCTCGCGACGATGACCGTCCTCCGCAACGACGACCGGTGGCAGCCGAGCAACGTCGAGGCGGCGAGCGGGACTGTGCGCCGCTACTCGAAGGGCGACCCGCCGGGGACCTACTCCTGGATCGACTACGGCCTCCTGCTGTTCCGGTCCCGCGCCTTCGAGGCCTGCCCCGCGGCGAGCTTCGACCTGCGGGAGGTCATCGACTGGCTCGTCGCGGCTCGTCAGCTCCGCGCCTACGAGGTCACGGAGCGCTTCCACGACATCGGGACCGTCGCCGCCTGGCACGAGACCGACGAGTGGGCGCGGGCGAGCGGCCTGGCCGCACGCCTCGATCCCGCGGCGGCGGGAGGCGAGGGGTGA
- a CDS encoding HAD-IIIA family hydrolase, whose translation MRPAVFLDRDGVLVETALSSDGVPQPPFRADEAELVGDAADATARLRDAGFALVVVTNQPDVARGITTRERVEGINELVRDRLQLDAVYACFHDGDGCACRKPKAGMLRAASLEMDLDLAASWLVGDRWVDIAAAAASGVRSVLLERPYSWRRAGGAEPPPGLAPDATTATFAEAAALIAGTVSRSRG comes from the coding sequence GTGAGACCGGCGGTGTTCCTCGATCGGGACGGGGTGCTCGTCGAGACCGCGCTCTCGTCGGACGGCGTGCCCCAGCCGCCCTTCCGGGCCGACGAGGCCGAGCTCGTGGGCGATGCCGCCGACGCGACCGCGCGCCTGCGCGACGCCGGGTTCGCGCTCGTCGTGGTGACGAACCAGCCCGACGTCGCCCGGGGCATCACGACGCGTGAGCGTGTCGAGGGCATCAACGAGCTCGTGAGGGATCGACTGCAGCTCGACGCGGTCTACGCGTGCTTCCATGACGGGGACGGCTGCGCGTGCCGAAAGCCGAAGGCGGGCATGCTCCGGGCGGCCAGCCTCGAGATGGACCTCGACCTGGCCGCCAGCTGGCTCGTCGGAGACCGCTGGGTCGACATCGCCGCCGCCGCGGCGAGTGGGGTTCGCAGCGTCCTGCTCGAGCGGCCGTACAGCTGGCGTCGCGCCGGTGGCGCCGAGCCGCCTCCCGGCCTGGCACCCGACGCGACGACCGCGACCTTTGCTGAGGCGGCCGCACTCATCGCTGGTACCGTGTCTCGGTCACGCGGATGA
- a CDS encoding glycosyltransferase family 2 protein gives MSPIELSVVVPVYNEADNVPEFLRRLVPILREQVTSYEVIFAVDPSSDGTEAVIRRARVDNAAVKYIVFSRRFGQPTASLAGIEFASGRAVIVMDVDLQDPPQVLPDLLARWREGFEVVYAQRRSRHGEPRVKRWVSTVGYRLINRFSEVEIPRETGDFRLMDRRVVNELLRFPETHGFLRGMVALVGFRQTAVVFDRPPRHAGRGHYNRFLGSLRIGLNGLVAFSSALLNLSTAFGFIAAGLAFAIGLGYVTTQVIDAPFPVGNATIVVLVLFVGGVQLVCLGILGQYLARIYDEVKRRPRFIVDVAEGFVEEQVAHSKALEEARAR, from the coding sequence GTGAGCCCCATCGAGTTGTCCGTCGTCGTGCCTGTCTACAACGAGGCCGACAACGTCCCCGAGTTTCTCCGACGTCTGGTGCCGATCCTGCGCGAGCAGGTCACCTCCTACGAGGTGATCTTCGCCGTCGACCCGTCGAGCGACGGGACGGAGGCGGTGATCCGACGAGCTCGGGTGGACAACGCGGCGGTGAAGTACATCGTGTTCTCGCGGCGCTTCGGCCAGCCGACCGCGAGCCTGGCTGGCATCGAGTTCGCGTCCGGACGAGCGGTCATCGTCATGGACGTCGACCTCCAGGACCCGCCCCAGGTCCTGCCCGACCTCCTGGCTCGCTGGCGGGAGGGCTTCGAGGTGGTCTACGCGCAGCGGCGCAGCCGGCACGGCGAGCCGAGGGTGAAGCGCTGGGTCTCGACCGTGGGCTACCGGCTCATCAACCGGTTCAGCGAGGTGGAGATCCCGCGGGAGACCGGCGACTTCCGCCTCATGGACCGACGAGTCGTCAACGAGCTCCTGCGGTTCCCGGAGACCCATGGGTTCCTCCGGGGCATGGTCGCCCTCGTCGGGTTCCGCCAGACCGCAGTCGTCTTCGACCGTCCCCCTCGGCATGCCGGCCGGGGCCACTACAACCGGTTCCTCGGCTCGCTGCGCATCGGGCTCAACGGGCTCGTCGCCTTCTCGAGCGCGCTCCTCAACCTGAGCACCGCCTTCGGCTTCATCGCCGCCGGGCTGGCCTTCGCCATCGGCTTGGGATACGTGACCACGCAGGTGATCGATGCGCCGTTCCCCGTCGGGAACGCGACGATCGTGGTGCTCGTGCTGTTCGTCGGCGGCGTCCAGCTGGTGTGCCTCGGCATCCTGGGCCAGTACTTGGCGCGCATCTACGACGAGGTGAAGCGTCGGCCGCGGTTCATCGTCGACGTCGCGGAAGGGTTCGTGGAGGAGCAAGTCGCGCACTCGAAGGCGCTCGAAGAGGCGCGGGCGCGGTGA
- a CDS encoding methyltransferase domain-containing protein, translating into MTSSAYSNSDHEVRTEDPYALEKYVITLRWLRQRDAGPSLFNIGCGSGVFNQMAVDAGYTVEAYEPDPDAYALAARARPPTGCSVHNVALGDIPGSHVADVVVMHDVLEHLPEDAPAVDRLHDLLRPDGVLILSVPAMPSLFGYHDEQLGHYRRYTKTRLRAVIERRFDVQRLHAFGLGFVPVAFYYSRWRRKPYPVTVAGGRHVVGHAVRFACSLEGRIPPPVGTSLLCLAVPR; encoded by the coding sequence GTGACGAGCAGTGCGTACAGCAACAGCGACCACGAGGTCCGCACCGAGGACCCGTACGCGCTCGAAAAGTATGTGATCACGCTCCGCTGGCTCCGGCAGCGCGACGCCGGGCCGTCCCTCTTCAACATCGGATGCGGGAGCGGCGTGTTCAACCAGATGGCCGTCGACGCGGGATACACGGTCGAGGCCTACGAGCCCGATCCCGACGCCTACGCCCTGGCCGCACGGGCCCGGCCGCCGACGGGGTGCTCCGTGCACAATGTGGCCCTCGGCGACATTCCGGGGTCCCACGTCGCCGACGTCGTCGTGATGCACGACGTCCTCGAGCACCTCCCGGAGGATGCTCCGGCGGTCGACCGGCTCCACGACCTCCTCCGGCCTGACGGGGTGCTGATCCTGAGCGTGCCGGCGATGCCGAGTCTCTTCGGGTATCACGACGAGCAGCTCGGCCACTACCGGCGCTACACGAAGACGAGGCTTCGAGCCGTCATCGAGCGGCGGTTCGACGTCCAGCGCCTCCACGCCTTCGGTCTCGGCTTCGTGCCGGTCGCCTTCTACTACTCGCGTTGGCGGCGCAAGCCGTACCCGGTCACCGTGGCCGGTGGCCGGCACGTCGTCGGCCACGCCGTGCGGTTCGCGTGCTCGCTGGAGGGGCGGATCCCGCCACCGGTGGGGACCTCGCTGCTGTGCCTGGCCGTGCCGCGATGA